A region of Paenibacillus sp. 37 DNA encodes the following proteins:
- a CDS encoding ABC transporter ATP-binding protein: protein MEEQQQTGQNEPKVGKKGFKDFVKLIASTNPPKLILILALILTLIQTTAGLIVPLMTKGLIDGLTTSALNKSVILLLLGAFVIQAIASGISIYMLNYAGQRVVATLRTKLWNKVLSLRMPYFDRNRTGDTMSRITNDTSQIMTLIADYLVSFVSNIVAVVGGVALLFYLDWVMSLIILSLVPLTLLILLPVGKKMYKISKKQQDEMAGLTSVLSQVIGEIRLVKAYGTEKQEVEAGDSRIRKMFAFGLQEARILALIGPLFTFVMTAVLVVILGVGGMRVASGMLSPGELVAFILLLFQVIMPMGQFTTLYSRLQKVVGATERIQAILADEEEPHHSTKVAPKGNETIAFHDVHFSYVTGEEVLHGINLTVPTQKVTAIVGPSGSGKSTLFSLMEQFYMPDSGHISYGGQAITEYSLSSWRSKIGYVSQESPLMAGTIKDNITYGLGREATMDEIRRAAEMAYSADFIDKLPQGYDTEVGERGIKLSGGQRQRIAIARALLRSPDILMLDEATSSLDSTSEYEVQQALSNLMEGRTTIVIAHRLSTVVDSDQIVVLEHGHVTGTGTHTELISNHPVYRELAQKQFVAQEGQD, encoded by the coding sequence ATGGAAGAGCAGCAACAAACAGGGCAGAATGAACCGAAGGTAGGAAAAAAGGGATTTAAGGATTTCGTCAAGCTTATCGCTTCCACGAATCCGCCAAAATTGATTTTGATTCTTGCCCTCATCTTAACCCTGATTCAAACAACAGCCGGACTGATCGTGCCATTGATGACCAAAGGTCTGATTGATGGACTTACCACTTCGGCATTGAACAAATCTGTGATTTTGTTATTGCTTGGGGCATTTGTGATTCAGGCGATTGCCTCAGGTATTAGCATTTATATGTTAAATTACGCAGGACAACGCGTGGTCGCAACGCTACGCACTAAGCTGTGGAACAAGGTCTTGTCGCTGAGAATGCCGTATTTCGACCGAAATCGGACAGGCGATACGATGAGCCGGATTACCAATGATACAAGCCAGATCATGACGTTGATAGCAGATTATCTGGTGTCTTTTGTATCCAACATCGTTGCTGTTGTGGGTGGCGTGGCATTACTATTTTACTTGGATTGGGTGATGTCGCTCATTATTCTGAGTCTGGTGCCACTTACGCTGTTGATTCTGTTGCCGGTCGGGAAGAAAATGTACAAGATCTCCAAGAAGCAGCAGGACGAGATGGCAGGTCTTACGTCCGTGCTCAGTCAGGTTATTGGCGAGATTCGCTTGGTCAAAGCCTACGGCACGGAGAAACAGGAAGTGGAAGCAGGGGATTCCCGGATTCGTAAAATGTTCGCTTTTGGTTTGCAGGAAGCACGTATCCTCGCTCTCATCGGTCCCTTGTTTACATTTGTCATGACTGCCGTGTTGGTCGTTATTCTGGGTGTGGGGGGAATGCGCGTAGCGTCTGGCATGCTGTCACCGGGTGAACTGGTCGCGTTCATATTGCTGTTGTTCCAGGTCATTATGCCAATGGGACAATTCACGACGTTATACTCCCGTTTACAGAAAGTTGTAGGTGCAACAGAGCGCATACAAGCGATCCTTGCCGATGAGGAAGAGCCACATCACAGCACCAAGGTAGCTCCAAAAGGAAATGAGACGATTGCATTCCATGATGTACACTTTTCCTATGTCACAGGTGAGGAAGTGCTGCACGGAATCAATCTGACGGTACCTACACAAAAAGTGACAGCGATTGTCGGCCCAAGCGGTAGTGGCAAATCAACACTGTTCTCCTTGATGGAGCAGTTTTATATGCCCGATTCAGGCCACATTTCGTATGGGGGACAAGCCATAACGGAGTATTCCTTATCCTCCTGGCGTAGCAAGATTGGGTATGTATCTCAGGAAAGTCCACTTATGGCGGGTACGATTAAAGACAACATCACGTACGGATTAGGTCGTGAGGCCACGATGGATGAGATCCGGCGAGCTGCTGAGATGGCCTATTCTGCCGATTTTATCGACAAGCTGCCACAGGGTTATGACACGGAAGTGGGCGAGAGAGGAATTAAGCTATCCGGGGGCCAACGTCAGCGGATTGCTATTGCTCGTGCCTTACTGCGCAGTCCGGATATTCTCATGTTGGATGAAGCAACATCCAGTCTGGACAGCACCTCGGAGTATGAAGTACAACAGGCTTTGTCCAACCTGATGGAAGGCAGAACCACGATCGTGATCGCGCACCGATTGTCCACAGTGGTGGATTCCGATCAGATTGTTGTATTGGAGCATGGGCATGTTACCGGAACAGGAACTCATACGGAATTAATTAGCAATCATCCGGTATACCGTGAATTAGCTCAAAAACAGTTTGTGGCACAGGAAGGACAAGATTGA
- a CDS encoding NCS2 family permease, with the protein MKHGWMARRLGMEPGDQWKKEVVAGAISYFAVVYIVMVNATILSDAGMPLQAAMVGTLLTSIAGCLLMAFGGKSPIIVVPGMGINAFFTYTLVHSMKLSWQEALAVVTVTGILFAIVAFTSLYKMISEAIPKNLQHGITVGIGLFLTFIGLQKSGIVIAHQTTFVAIGHFNDPNVITACVTLVIALILFIRNVQGGLLISILVGTGLAYVLGAVNPGESVSAMDALRQYGGLFGELSLMKLADVAFWIAVFLLLLIVVFENIGLITAQTQMIGRPERFKGSLRALSISTVLAGVFGSSPPVAAAETTAGIAAGGRTGLTPLVTAVLFGATFFFIPLLGYIPDSAIAPILIIIGGLMVQGVKDMDFGDFTEAFPAFLIMVMIPFTYSIVDGMAFGFIAYPLAKLAAGQGKQVPVVMYGISILFLANFVLHGIL; encoded by the coding sequence ATGAAACACGGATGGATGGCCAGACGTCTTGGCATGGAGCCAGGAGACCAGTGGAAAAAGGAAGTTGTGGCGGGAGCCATTTCCTATTTTGCCGTGGTCTATATCGTTATGGTCAATGCTACAATTCTTTCCGATGCCGGGATGCCTTTGCAGGCAGCTATGGTTGGAACCCTGCTGACGTCCATTGCAGGCTGTTTGCTCATGGCATTTGGCGGAAAATCACCGATTATCGTGGTACCCGGAATGGGGATAAATGCATTTTTCACGTATACACTTGTACATTCCATGAAATTAAGCTGGCAAGAAGCGCTGGCCGTTGTAACCGTTACAGGTATACTGTTTGCCATTGTTGCGTTTACGTCACTATACAAAATGATCAGCGAAGCGATCCCGAAAAATCTGCAGCATGGCATTACGGTCGGGATTGGTTTGTTTCTGACATTTATCGGTTTGCAAAAAAGTGGAATCGTTATCGCGCACCAGACCACATTTGTCGCGATTGGGCATTTCAATGATCCGAATGTCATTACAGCCTGCGTTACGCTGGTGATTGCCTTGATTTTATTTATACGTAACGTACAGGGTGGACTTCTCATCAGTATTCTGGTCGGGACAGGCCTTGCCTATGTACTTGGAGCAGTGAACCCGGGTGAATCCGTATCAGCGATGGATGCGCTGCGTCAATACGGTGGATTGTTTGGCGAATTGTCTCTAATGAAGCTGGCTGATGTCGCGTTCTGGATCGCGGTATTTTTGCTACTGCTAATTGTGGTGTTCGAAAATATCGGATTAATTACCGCTCAGACACAGATGATTGGTCGTCCAGAGCGGTTCAAAGGAAGTCTGCGCGCACTATCCATTAGTACCGTATTGGCAGGCGTATTCGGAAGTAGTCCTCCAGTTGCTGCAGCCGAGACTACAGCCGGAATTGCGGCAGGCGGTCGCACAGGTTTGACTCCACTCGTTACAGCCGTGTTATTCGGGGCTACTTTTTTCTTCATCCCGTTGCTCGGTTACATTCCGGACAGTGCAATTGCACCCATCTTGATCATTATTGGTGGCCTGATGGTGCAAGGTGTGAAAGATATGGATTTTGGTGACTTTACAGAGGCATTCCCAGCATTTCTGATCATGGTCATGATTCCATTTACATATAGCATCGTGGACGGTATGGCGTTTGGATTTATTGCCTATCCATTAGCGAAGCTGGCAGCAGGTCAAGGTAAACAGGTACCTGTGGTCATGTATGGCATTTCCATCCTCTTTTTAGCCAATTTTGTGTTACATGGTATCTTGTAA
- a CDS encoding ThiF family adenylyltransferase, translating to MLHQFSRTELAIGPEGLDALKNSTVAVLGIGGVGGIAVEALARSGVGRIILIDKDVVDITNINRQIHALTTTVGQKKADLMVERVKLINPECDAIALNMFYTEETYEELFKYELDYVLDASDTIIYKIHLIKECLKRKIPMISSMGAANKMDPTKFQVADISKTTMDPIARVVRTTLRKDGIKKGVKVVFSTEKPMKPREDVTQKIVPENAPEIRKAKQPPASNSFVPPVAGLIMVSVAIKDLLEIAENKQQ from the coding sequence ATGCTCCATCAATTTTCAAGAACAGAACTTGCGATCGGACCTGAAGGTCTGGACGCATTGAAAAATAGTACAGTCGCTGTGCTCGGTATTGGCGGCGTAGGTGGTATTGCTGTAGAAGCTCTTGCCCGTAGCGGTGTGGGACGAATCATCCTGATTGACAAAGACGTCGTGGATATCACCAACATCAACCGCCAGATTCATGCGCTGACCACGACAGTGGGACAGAAAAAAGCGGACCTGATGGTGGAACGTGTGAAACTGATCAATCCGGAATGTGATGCCATTGCATTGAATATGTTTTACACGGAAGAAACGTATGAGGAACTGTTCAAATATGAACTGGATTATGTGCTGGATGCATCCGACACGATTATCTACAAAATCCATCTCATTAAAGAGTGCCTGAAACGTAAAATTCCGATGATTTCCAGCATGGGTGCGGCGAATAAAATGGATCCAACGAAATTCCAAGTTGCGGATATTTCGAAAACGACCATGGACCCGATTGCCCGTGTTGTGCGGACTACACTTCGTAAAGATGGCATTAAAAAAGGTGTGAAAGTGGTTTTCTCGACTGAAAAGCCGATGAAACCGCGTGAGGACGTAACACAGAAAATCGTTCCCGAGAATGCTCCAGAAATTCGTAAGGCCAAACAGCCACCTGCGAGTAATTCATTTGTGCCTCCGGTAGCCGGACTGATTATGGTCAGTGTTGCGATTAAGGATTTGTTAGAAATTGCAGAGAACAAGCAGCAGTAA
- the aspS gene encoding aspartate--tRNA ligase codes for MKRSHHCGALTPAHIGETVTLNGWVQTRRDLGGVLFIDLRDRSGIVQVVFNPAYSGEALQIADRVRSEYVIAVTGKVVKRDAETVNKNLPTGEIEVQITEIEVLNAAKTPPFFIEDGVEVDESLRLKYRYLDLRRPEMFETLKLRSKASKVFRDYLDGEEFVEVETPILTKSSPEGARDYLVPSRVHEGEFFALPQSPQIYKQLLMVGGVERYYQIARCFRDEDLRADRQPEFTQVDIETSFLQQDDLLPMMEELMAKLLRETKGIELELPFQRITYADAMGKYGSDKPDLRFGMELVEMNDIVANSGVKVFASVIEKGGEVKVLNAKGCGTWSRKEIDDLGPFAARYGAKGLAWIQVKDGEFKGPIVKFFTPEEIEAVKEHTGAEDGDLLLFSADTKKVVADVLGALRLKIGRQLGLIDDSKFKFAWVVDFPLLGYDEDAKRYVAEHHPFTRPKDEDVHLFDTDPGAIRAQAYDLVLNGYEVGGGSMRIYKRDVQEKMFAALGLSTEVANEKFGYLLEAFEYGTPPHGGIAFGLDRLVMLLAGRTNLRETIAFPKTASATDLLMNAPSEVDDSQLEQLHIRVARKPVAEKK; via the coding sequence ATGAAAAGAAGTCATCATTGCGGCGCATTAACACCCGCACACATCGGTGAAACAGTAACATTGAACGGTTGGGTTCAAACCCGCCGTGACTTGGGGGGCGTACTTTTCATCGATCTGCGTGATCGTAGCGGAATTGTACAAGTTGTCTTTAACCCGGCTTATTCCGGTGAAGCTTTGCAAATCGCAGATCGCGTACGTAGCGAGTATGTTATCGCTGTAACGGGTAAAGTTGTTAAACGTGATGCAGAAACAGTTAACAAAAACCTGCCTACTGGCGAAATTGAAGTTCAAATCACAGAAATCGAAGTGCTCAATGCAGCCAAAACACCTCCATTCTTCATTGAAGATGGTGTTGAAGTTGATGAATCCCTTCGTTTGAAATATCGTTACCTGGACCTGCGTCGTCCGGAAATGTTCGAAACATTGAAACTGCGTTCCAAAGCATCCAAAGTGTTCCGTGACTACCTGGATGGAGAAGAGTTCGTTGAAGTGGAAACACCAATCCTGACCAAGAGCTCCCCGGAAGGTGCGCGTGATTATCTCGTACCGAGCCGTGTGCATGAAGGTGAATTCTTCGCCTTGCCACAATCCCCACAAATCTACAAACAATTGCTGATGGTGGGTGGCGTTGAGCGTTATTATCAGATCGCTCGTTGTTTCCGGGATGAGGATCTGCGTGCAGACCGTCAACCAGAATTCACTCAAGTCGACATCGAGACTTCTTTCCTGCAACAGGATGACCTGCTGCCAATGATGGAAGAACTGATGGCCAAATTGCTGCGTGAAACAAAAGGTATTGAGCTGGAACTGCCTTTCCAACGGATTACGTATGCAGATGCAATGGGTAAATATGGTTCAGACAAACCAGATCTGCGCTTCGGTATGGAACTGGTTGAAATGAACGATATTGTAGCCAACAGTGGTGTGAAAGTGTTTGCTTCCGTCATCGAAAAAGGTGGAGAAGTGAAAGTGCTGAACGCTAAAGGCTGTGGCACGTGGAGTCGTAAAGAGATCGATGATCTCGGACCATTTGCTGCACGTTACGGTGCGAAAGGTCTGGCTTGGATTCAAGTAAAAGACGGCGAGTTCAAAGGGCCAATCGTGAAGTTCTTCACGCCTGAAGAAATCGAAGCTGTTAAAGAACATACAGGTGCTGAGGATGGCGACTTGTTGCTCTTCTCTGCTGACACGAAAAAAGTGGTTGCTGACGTGCTGGGTGCATTGCGTCTGAAAATCGGCCGTCAACTCGGACTGATCGATGACAGCAAATTCAAATTCGCTTGGGTTGTGGACTTCCCACTCCTCGGATATGATGAAGATGCAAAACGTTATGTGGCAGAACACCATCCGTTCACACGTCCAAAAGACGAAGATGTACATCTGTTCGACACAGATCCGGGTGCTATTCGTGCCCAAGCCTATGACCTTGTTCTCAATGGTTATGAAGTAGGTGGCGGTTCGATGCGTATCTACAAACGTGACGTTCAGGAGAAAATGTTTGCTGCCCTGGGACTCTCTACAGAAGTAGCAAATGAGAAATTCGGCTACCTGCTGGAAGCATTTGAATATGGAACACCACCACATGGCGGAATTGCCTTTGGTCTTGACCGTTTGGTGATGTTGCTGGCGGGCCGCACAAATCTGCGTGAAACGATTGCCTTCCCGAAAACGGCAAGTGCAACGGATCTGCTGATGAATGCACCTTCCGAAGTGGATGACTCGCAATTGGAACAACTTCATATCCGCGTAGCCCGTAAACCGGTAGCGGAAAAGAAATAA
- the hisS gene encoding histidine--tRNA ligase has protein sequence MAFQKPTGTQDLLPGVVEKWQYVEEKARDLCRRFNYREIRTPIFEQTSLFVRGVGETTDIVEKEMYTFDDKGNRSMTLRPEGTAGVVRAYVENKIYGEPDVSKLYYIGPMFRYERPQAGRQRQFHQFGVEAIGALDPAIDAEVIALGYQLCVELGLKDVKVEINSVGNSTSRAEYRETLLGFLRPMKDSLCKDCQSRMERNPLRVLDCKVDQDKFVGAPSILDSLDEESLNHFAKLQAYLDDFGVDYAVNNRLVRGLDYYTLTAFELKAQGIGAIDTVGGGGRYNGLVGDIGGPDQPGIGFGIGLERIQLILEHQNIEVTTLAPLDVYFVALGEAADREVNRLLFKLRQSGLSGERDYLGRKMKAQMKSADRFKSRYTAILGDDELERGEIALKSMDTGEQQTVKLDDLVAAIREGK, from the coding sequence ATGGCTTTTCAAAAACCGACTGGAACGCAGGACTTACTGCCTGGAGTTGTCGAGAAATGGCAGTACGTAGAAGAAAAAGCACGAGATCTGTGTCGACGGTTTAATTACCGTGAGATTCGTACACCGATCTTCGAACAGACTTCTTTATTTGTACGAGGTGTAGGAGAGACTACCGATATCGTTGAGAAAGAAATGTATACCTTTGATGACAAAGGCAATCGCAGCATGACTCTTCGTCCAGAGGGAACAGCCGGTGTTGTCCGTGCGTATGTAGAGAATAAAATCTACGGCGAACCGGATGTGAGCAAGTTGTATTACATCGGTCCGATGTTCCGGTATGAGCGTCCGCAGGCAGGCCGTCAGCGTCAGTTCCACCAGTTTGGTGTAGAAGCCATCGGTGCACTGGACCCGGCGATTGATGCCGAAGTCATCGCACTGGGCTACCAGTTGTGTGTTGAGCTCGGCTTGAAGGATGTTAAAGTGGAGATCAACTCCGTTGGTAACTCGACTAGCCGTGCAGAATACCGCGAGACATTACTTGGGTTCCTCAGACCGATGAAAGACAGCCTGTGCAAGGACTGTCAGTCCCGCATGGAGCGTAATCCGCTGCGTGTACTCGACTGTAAAGTCGATCAGGACAAATTCGTAGGGGCACCGTCCATATTGGATAGCCTGGATGAAGAGTCTTTGAATCACTTTGCCAAGCTACAGGCATACCTGGATGATTTCGGAGTAGATTATGCTGTGAACAATCGTCTGGTACGGGGCTTGGATTATTACACGCTGACTGCGTTTGAATTAAAAGCCCAAGGGATTGGAGCAATTGATACGGTTGGCGGCGGTGGCCGGTACAATGGTCTCGTTGGAGATATCGGCGGACCTGATCAGCCGGGCATCGGCTTCGGTATTGGTCTGGAGCGTATTCAACTGATTCTGGAGCACCAAAACATTGAGGTGACTACGCTCGCTCCACTGGATGTGTACTTTGTTGCTCTGGGAGAGGCCGCTGATCGTGAAGTGAACCGACTGTTGTTCAAACTTCGCCAGTCTGGACTGTCTGGTGAACGTGATTATCTGGGTCGCAAGATGAAAGCACAGATGAAGTCAGCTGACCGTTTCAAATCCCGCTATACCGCCATCCTTGGTGATGACGAGCTAGAGCGTGGTGAGATCGCCCTCAAGTCGATGGATACGGGTGAGCAACAAACCGTGAAGCTTGATGATCTGGTAGCGGCAATTCGCGAAGGTAAATAA
- a CDS encoding SEC-C metal-binding domain-containing protein: MSKVGRNDLCPCGSGKKYKKCCLNKESSAVESILGIISTEQPVREASIQPESKLTLTKLKKMVASDLKWEHPAHEQLALQTIENMRKQYEPEVILEALVLWNGYSRQTRPTVKKTGSFSAAIEYLLSEEYGFNVSKAELADKYEVTTGTISRKVKEMSSYIEEYGMGGETDELLMLNGPGTSKDKAQALLSKAREASSSKRRVHMAETALEMYPDSSDAYLILAEESEDEQDARSYLKEGIAAGKRELGELFFEENKGDFWGLHETRPYIRICKSYAESCWFGGDTKEAAQVLEHILELNTEDNTGARYLLVAVYLYSNQLDQAEQLLEEYGRGDAAAAFAYDKIILEYKKNGITSQLKMLYRVARGVNKHVPDYLLGLKRLPHNLPDFVGMGDSDEAIEYVIMHSRLWASAPDLLKWMLQQ, encoded by the coding sequence TTGAGTAAGGTTGGAAGAAATGATTTATGCCCATGCGGTAGTGGGAAAAAATATAAGAAATGTTGTCTCAACAAGGAGTCCTCTGCAGTAGAATCCATACTGGGGATAATATCAACGGAGCAACCGGTTCGGGAAGCTTCTATTCAGCCTGAGAGCAAACTGACCTTGACCAAGCTGAAAAAGATGGTGGCAAGCGATTTGAAATGGGAGCATCCGGCTCACGAACAGCTGGCCCTGCAGACTATTGAGAACATGAGGAAACAATACGAGCCAGAGGTGATTTTGGAAGCTCTGGTGTTATGGAACGGCTACTCCCGTCAGACCCGTCCTACTGTGAAGAAGACAGGCTCGTTCTCTGCTGCAATTGAGTATTTGCTGTCCGAGGAATACGGCTTCAATGTCTCAAAGGCTGAGCTGGCTGATAAATATGAGGTAACGACAGGCACGATCTCCCGGAAGGTTAAGGAGATGAGTAGTTACATCGAAGAATACGGCATGGGCGGGGAAACGGACGAGCTATTGATGCTGAACGGTCCAGGCACATCGAAAGACAAAGCACAGGCTCTGCTGTCTAAGGCAAGGGAAGCGAGCTCTTCCAAACGGAGAGTACATATGGCGGAAACAGCGCTGGAGATGTATCCTGACAGTTCTGATGCGTATCTCATTCTAGCTGAGGAATCGGAAGATGAGCAAGATGCACGATCTTACCTCAAGGAAGGAATCGCTGCTGGCAAACGTGAACTGGGCGAACTGTTCTTTGAGGAGAACAAAGGGGACTTCTGGGGGCTTCATGAGACTCGTCCCTATATCCGGATATGCAAAAGTTATGCCGAATCCTGCTGGTTTGGCGGAGATACGAAAGAAGCAGCACAAGTCCTGGAGCATATTCTAGAGCTTAATACGGAAGACAATACCGGAGCACGTTACTTGCTCGTTGCTGTGTATTTGTACAGTAATCAATTGGATCAGGCAGAGCAATTGCTGGAGGAGTATGGAAGAGGTGACGCCGCAGCGGCCTTTGCCTATGACAAGATTATTCTGGAGTATAAGAAAAACGGAATCACCTCCCAGCTCAAAATGCTGTACCGTGTGGCGCGGGGTGTGAACAAACATGTGCCTGATTACCTGTTGGGTTTGAAGCGGTTGCCGCATAACCTCCCTGATTTTGTCGGGATGGGCGACTCCGACGAAGCGATTGAATATGTCATTATGCATTCCCGTTTATGGGCGAGCGCGCCGGATCTGTTGAAGTGGATGCTGCAACAATAG
- a CDS encoding type 1 glutamine amidotransferase domain-containing protein has translation MSKVAFLLANDFEDSEMQVPYDEVKKAGHEVEIIGLKAGETLKGKGGKASYTTDKAIGDASASDYDAVVIPGGSSPENLRTDAHILKFVTEINSAKKPIAAICHGPQILASAGLLKGRTITSYPPLKDDMVNAGAEFKDHEAVVDGNYITSRTPEDEPAFVRELLKVI, from the coding sequence ATGAGTAAAGTTGCTTTTTTATTGGCGAATGACTTTGAAGATTCGGAGATGCAGGTTCCGTATGACGAAGTAAAAAAAGCTGGACATGAAGTGGAGATTATCGGTTTAAAAGCCGGTGAGACCCTTAAAGGTAAAGGAGGAAAGGCCTCCTATACGACAGATAAGGCGATTGGTGATGCATCCGCTTCAGATTATGATGCAGTCGTGATTCCTGGTGGATCATCCCCTGAGAATTTGCGAACTGATGCGCACATCTTGAAGTTTGTCACCGAGATCAACAGTGCGAAGAAACCAATCGCAGCGATATGTCATGGCCCGCAAATTTTGGCTAGTGCCGGTCTGTTGAAAGGCCGCACCATTACATCCTATCCACCACTTAAGGATGACATGGTAAACGCAGGAGCAGAGTTCAAGGATCATGAGGCCGTTGTGGATGGAAACTATATTACATCCCGAACACCTGAAGATGAGCCAGCGTTTGTACGTGAACTGCTAAAAGTAATATAA
- the dtd gene encoding D-aminoacyl-tRNA deacylase yields the protein MRVLVQRCKEAQVTVGDELTGKIESGLMLLVGITHEDTEKDAQYLADKVSGLRIFEDDQEKMNLSLLDVGGAVLSVSQFTLYGDCRKGKRPSFAAAARPEAAELLYETFNQLLRDKGIQVETGRFGAMMDVTFTNWGPVTLMLESPVRQELRA from the coding sequence ATGAGGGTGCTTGTACAACGCTGTAAAGAGGCTCAGGTGACTGTGGGAGACGAGCTGACAGGTAAGATCGAATCCGGATTAATGCTGCTCGTAGGCATTACCCATGAGGACACCGAGAAGGATGCCCAGTATCTGGCTGACAAAGTTAGTGGGTTGCGGATATTTGAGGATGATCAGGAGAAGATGAATCTCAGCCTGCTTGATGTAGGCGGTGCTGTATTGTCTGTTTCCCAGTTTACCCTGTACGGAGATTGTCGCAAAGGAAAGCGCCCGAGCTTTGCGGCTGCGGCCCGACCTGAAGCGGCAGAACTGTTATATGAAACCTTTAATCAACTGCTACGGGATAAAGGTATTCAGGTGGAAACCGGGCGTTTCGGAGCGATGATGGATGTAACATTTACCAACTGGGGACCCGTGACTTTGATGCTTGAAAGTCCGGTTCGTCAGGAACTACGTGCATAA